From Triticum aestivum cultivar Chinese Spring chromosome 4A, IWGSC CS RefSeq v2.1, whole genome shotgun sequence, a single genomic window includes:
- the LOC123086755 gene encoding protein TRIGALACTOSYLDIACYLGLYCEROL 5, chloroplastic, translating to MGAAKRNGGEKGLLWRLPEVTSRELGKIGPAFGLGIGCGAGAGVGFFGGAGLGYGFPGLTLGFGVGAGCGIGFGFGYGLGKGIARDEKKRHSNVGKIFQETPNLPKDTIAGLFDELVVNTKKLATATSKQIEKWH from the exons atgggggcggcgaagAGAAACGGGGGTGAGAAGGGGCTCCTCTGGAGGCTGCCGGAGGTCACCTCAAGGGAGCTCGGCAAGATCGGCCCCGCCTTCGGGCTCGGCATAGGCtgcggcgccggcgccggagtcggcTTCTTCGGCG GTGCAGGATTAGGTTATGGATTTCCTGGACTCACTTTAGGCTTCGGAGTTGGAGCTGGCTGCGGTATAGGATTTGGTTTTGGTTATGGCTTGGGCAAAGGAATTGCTCGTGATGAAAAGAAAAGACATTCAAACGTTGGTAAAATATTCCAGGAAACTCCAAATCTGCCTAA GGACACCATTGCCGGTTTGTTTGACGAGTTGGTTGTAAACACCAAAAAGCTTGCCACCGCAACTTCAAAACAGATTGAAAAATGGCACTGA
- the LOC123086754 gene encoding chlorophyll a-b binding protein CP26, chloroplastic: MAALAPTKMLGTRLNFAGSSRYATAAPTAGAQKIVSLFDRFKKKPAPKPKPAPVATSSVGIDDELAKWYGPDRRIYLPNGLLDRSEVPEYLNGEVPGDYGYDPFGLGKKPEDFAKYQAFELIHARWAMLGAAGFIIPEALNKFGANCGPEAVWFKTGALLLDGNTLNYFGNSIPINLILAVVAEVVLVGGAEYYRITNGLEFDDKLHPGGPFDPLGLATDPDQAALLKVKEIKNGRLAMFSMLGFFIQAYVTGEGPFENLCAHLSDPFGNNLLTVISGAAERVPSL, from the exons ATGGCGGCGCTCGCTCCGACGAAGATGCTCGGCACCCGGCTCAACTTCGCCGGCTCCTCCAGGTACGCCACAGCGGCACCAACTGCTGGCGCACAGAAGATCGTCTCCCTCTTTGATCGCTTCAAGAAGAAGCCCGCCCCGAAGCCGAAGCCCGCCCCCGTGGCCACCTCGAGCGTGGGCATCGACGACGAGCTCGCCAAGTGGTACG GTCCTGACAGGAGGATCTACTTGCCCAACGGTCTCCTTGACCGGTCGGAGGTGCCGGAGTACCTCAACGGAGAGGTTCCCGGAGA CTACGGCTATGATCCTTTTGGCCTGGGCAAGAAGCCAGAGGACTTCGCCAA GTACCAGGCCTTTGAGCTCATCCATGCCAGGTGGGCCATGCTCGGCGCCGCCGGATTCATCATCCCCGAGGCGCTCAACAAGTTCGGCGCAAACTGCGGTCCCGAGGCAGTTTGGTTCAAG ACCGGCGCCCTGCTCCTTGACGGGAACACCCTCAACTACTTCGGCAACAGCATCCCCATCAACCTcatcctcgccgtcgtcgccgAGGTCGTCCTCGTCGGAGGCGCCGAGTACTACAGGATCACCAACGGGCTG GAATTTGACGACAAGCTCCACCCCGGTGGCCCATTCGACCCGCTCGGCCTCGCCACCGACCCCGACCAGGCGGCGCTGCTCAAGGTGAAGGAGATCAAGAACGGGCGGCTGGCCATGTTCTCCATGCTGGGCTTCTTCATCCAGGCCTACGTCACCGGCGAGGGCCCCTTCGAGAACCTGTGCGCGCACCTCAGCGACCCCTTCGGCAACAACCTGCTCACCGTCATCTCCGGCGCCGCCGAGAGGGTGCCCAGCCTGTGA